From Bradyrhizobium sp. NDS-1, the proteins below share one genomic window:
- a CDS encoding CaiB/BaiF CoA transferase family protein — MPNRPQLPERSPRATGGLTALDGLLVVDFTRVVAGPACTQTLADFGAHVIKIENPDGGDDTRAYEHAEIGGESAAYLSLNRNKRGIALDLTVPEAREIALDLIGKADVVVENFSSGVMKKFGLDYETVAPLNPRLVYCSISAYGRSGPFASRPGFDPITQAESGFMSLNGFADGPAVRTGPPIVDMATGMSACNAILMALLARDRLGRGQQVEVALFDVAMGMTGFYGMAYLMSGENPGRFGNSPSGSPTVGVYEASDGPLYMACANDRLYRRLVVEVFNRPDLITGPQFATRKDRSENKELLRAAIAEVFAGDTLENWMAKMKQANIPVGYLRTVEEGFNAPEARERQRLNRIPHRTAEWVPNIEPPVSMSLTGAVDPVAAPLLGEHTEDVLRNVLGYDERRIAEFSRKGVFGSGKPSAPV, encoded by the coding sequence ATGCCCAACAGACCTCAATTGCCGGAACGTTCGCCGCGGGCGACCGGAGGCCTGACTGCGCTCGATGGTCTGCTGGTCGTCGATTTCACGCGTGTCGTCGCCGGCCCGGCCTGCACGCAGACACTCGCCGACTTCGGCGCGCACGTCATCAAGATCGAGAACCCCGACGGCGGCGACGATACGCGCGCCTATGAGCACGCTGAAATCGGCGGCGAAAGCGCCGCCTATCTCAGCCTGAACCGCAACAAGCGTGGCATTGCGCTCGATCTTACGGTGCCCGAAGCCCGCGAGATCGCGCTGGATCTGATCGGCAAGGCGGATGTGGTCGTGGAGAACTTTTCAAGCGGGGTCATGAAGAAGTTCGGGCTCGACTATGAGACGGTCGCGCCGCTCAATCCTCGGCTGGTCTATTGCTCGATCTCCGCCTACGGGCGCTCCGGACCGTTCGCCTCGCGCCCCGGCTTCGATCCCATCACGCAGGCAGAGAGCGGCTTCATGTCGCTCAATGGATTTGCCGACGGCCCGGCGGTTCGTACCGGCCCGCCGATCGTGGACATGGCAACGGGGATGTCTGCGTGCAACGCCATCCTGATGGCGCTGCTGGCCCGGGACCGGCTCGGCCGCGGGCAACAGGTCGAAGTCGCCTTGTTCGACGTCGCAATGGGGATGACCGGCTTCTACGGCATGGCCTATCTCATGAGCGGCGAGAACCCCGGCCGGTTCGGCAATTCGCCCAGCGGCTCTCCGACTGTCGGCGTCTACGAGGCCTCCGATGGGCCGCTCTATATGGCCTGCGCCAACGACCGGCTCTATCGCCGGCTCGTGGTCGAGGTGTTCAACCGGCCAGATCTCATCACCGGTCCGCAGTTTGCCACGCGCAAGGACCGTTCCGAGAACAAGGAGCTCCTGCGCGCAGCCATCGCGGAGGTCTTTGCCGGCGATACTCTCGAGAACTGGATGGCGAAGATGAAGCAGGCCAATATTCCGGTCGGCTATCTCCGGACAGTCGAGGAGGGGTTCAACGCACCCGAAGCCCGCGAGCGCCAGCGCTTGAACCGGATCCCGCATCGTACTGCGGAATGGGTGCCCAACATCGAGCCGCCAGTTTCCATGAGCCTCACCGGCGCGGTCGATCCCGTTGCTGCCCCGCTGTTAGGTGAGCATACCGAGGATGTCTTGCGCAATGTGCTCGGGTATGACGAGCGTCGGATCGCGGAGTTTAGCCGGAAGGGTGTCTTTGGCTCAGGCAAACCCTCGGCGCCGGTCTAA
- a CDS encoding GNAT family N-acetyltransferase: MYRIRAVDADDDEAAEMLGDLHRLTFFHGASMPQFDLGTWWIAYHGDDAVAFAGVVPSTHARNSGYFCRVGVLQRHWGRGLQLRLMRAIEVRARRLGWDSIVSDTTDNPVSANNFIRAGYRLHEPETPWGWSHTLYWRKWLR, encoded by the coding sequence ATGTACAGAATTCGAGCCGTCGATGCGGACGATGACGAAGCCGCCGAGATGCTCGGTGATTTGCATCGGCTGACATTCTTCCATGGGGCCTCAATGCCGCAATTCGATTTGGGGACGTGGTGGATCGCCTACCACGGCGATGACGCGGTTGCCTTCGCAGGCGTCGTGCCCTCGACGCATGCGCGGAACAGCGGATATTTCTGCCGCGTCGGGGTCTTGCAGCGGCACTGGGGGCGGGGACTTCAACTCAGGTTGATGCGGGCGATCGAAGTGCGAGCGCGGCGCCTCGGATGGGACAGCATCGTCTCCGATACGACGGACAATCCGGTATCTGCCAACAATTTCATCCGTGCGGGTTATCGGCTGCACGAGCCCGAGACGCCCTGGGGCTGGTCGCATACGCTTTACTGGCGGAAGTGGCTGCGCTGA
- a CDS encoding ABC transporter ATP-binding protein, whose product MTVVPARSSEWVRPVTSHEPASAIIEIDRVSQVFQTSARKDHVALSDISLTIEEGAFVSILGPSGCGKSTLLYIVGGFVSPTSGAAKIKGHAITGPGPDRGPVFQEFALFPWKTVLGNVMYGPRQQGVRATEAEAQSRTLIEMVGLKGFENFYPKELSGGMKQRVALARTLAYHPEVLLMDEPFGALDAHTRTRLQNDLLNIWERDRKTVLFVTHSVDEAVFLSDKVVMMSKSPGRIRQVIDIDLPRPRRRNELLLDPRYQKYVVDIERMFDEGEEGGPAS is encoded by the coding sequence ATGACGGTAGTGCCGGCGAGATCGAGCGAATGGGTGAGACCGGTGACATCACACGAGCCGGCTTCTGCGATCATCGAGATCGACCGCGTCTCGCAGGTCTTTCAGACCTCGGCGCGCAAGGATCATGTGGCGCTTTCGGACATCTCGCTGACGATCGAGGAGGGGGCCTTCGTCTCCATCCTCGGTCCGTCCGGTTGCGGCAAGTCGACACTGCTTTATATCGTCGGCGGTTTTGTCAGCCCGACCAGCGGCGCGGCAAAGATCAAGGGTCATGCGATCACGGGGCCCGGTCCGGATCGCGGACCGGTGTTCCAGGAGTTTGCCCTATTCCCCTGGAAGACCGTGCTGGGCAATGTGATGTATGGCCCGCGTCAGCAAGGTGTGCGCGCCACTGAGGCGGAAGCGCAGAGCCGGACCTTGATCGAGATGGTCGGCCTCAAGGGCTTTGAAAATTTCTATCCCAAGGAATTGTCGGGCGGCATGAAGCAGCGCGTCGCGCTGGCGCGGACGCTTGCCTACCATCCAGAAGTGCTGCTGATGGACGAGCCGTTCGGGGCGCTCGACGCACACACCAGGACACGCCTGCAGAACGACCTTCTGAATATCTGGGAACGTGATCGCAAGACGGTGCTGTTCGTCACTCACTCGGTTGACGAGGCTGTCTTTCTCTCGGACAAGGTCGTGATGATGTCGAAATCTCCCGGCCGCATCCGGCAGGTGATCGACATCGATCTGCCGCGTCCGCGCCGCCGCAACGAGCTGTTGCTCGATCCGCGCTACCAGAAGTACGTCGTGGATATCGAGCGAATGTTCGATGAAGGCGAGGAAGGCGGGCCTGCCTCATGA
- a CDS encoding response regulator yields MSHTVLIVDDDPAVLDVVVDMLEELGCEVVRAQSGPDALDRLEQHKEISILITDINMPGMDGHELAELARRVRPELKVLQLSGREPRRGGLPMIRKPFSFEELADVMQRTTGIC; encoded by the coding sequence ATGAGCCACACTGTCCTGATTGTTGACGACGATCCCGCCGTCCTCGACGTCGTCGTGGACATGCTGGAAGAGCTCGGCTGCGAGGTGGTCAGGGCCCAAAGCGGACCGGACGCACTCGACCGGCTTGAGCAGCACAAGGAGATCTCCATTCTCATCACCGACATCAACATGCCCGGCATGGACGGTCATGAGCTGGCCGAGCTGGCAAGGCGAGTCCGTCCGGAGCTCAAGGTGCTGCAACTCTCCGGTCGCGAGCCCCGGCGCGGCGGCCTGCCGATGATCCGCAAGCCTTTCTCCTTCGAGGAACTCGCCGACGTCATGCAGCGAACCACCGGCATTTGCTGA
- a CDS encoding NAD(P)-dependent oxidoreductase, whose amino-acid sequence MADASKANPQGAERLGYLGLGLMGTPMTRRLLTAGYQVTAWNRSEGKVAALIEAGAKRAATPRDLLVNSDIAFMCVTDAAAVEDVIFGPEGLAAASGAGKLVVDFSSIHPDAARGLARRLKDANGAGWIDAPVSGGTKGAEEGTLAIMAGGEAADIERVRPYVLSMARRFTHMGPTGAGQTTKLCNQVIVGCAMAVLAEATRLAANAGIDANRLPEALAGGFADSIPLQLFVPRMAQGIHSPPLGHIATMLKDLDTVVDVAQATSTPVPMASLAGQLFRLAKAARGAEADALEIYKLSAAER is encoded by the coding sequence ATGGCTGATGCGAGCAAGGCAAACCCGCAAGGCGCCGAGAGGCTTGGTTATCTTGGCCTGGGGCTGATGGGAACACCGATGACCCGACGCCTGCTCACGGCCGGCTATCAGGTCACTGCCTGGAACCGTTCGGAGGGCAAGGTGGCCGCGCTCATCGAAGCCGGTGCCAAGCGCGCAGCCACGCCGCGCGATCTCCTGGTGAACTCCGATATTGCCTTCATGTGCGTGACCGATGCGGCGGCGGTCGAAGACGTGATCTTCGGGCCCGAGGGGCTGGCAGCGGCATCCGGCGCTGGCAAGCTTGTCGTCGACTTCTCGTCGATACATCCCGACGCCGCACGCGGCCTCGCAAGGCGACTGAAAGACGCCAATGGCGCCGGCTGGATCGATGCACCGGTTTCCGGCGGCACGAAGGGGGCCGAGGAAGGCACGCTTGCAATCATGGCCGGTGGAGAAGCTGCTGACATCGAGAGGGTACGGCCCTACGTGTTGTCCATGGCGCGCAGATTCACCCACATGGGCCCGACCGGCGCCGGCCAGACCACAAAACTCTGCAATCAGGTGATCGTCGGTTGCGCGATGGCCGTTCTCGCGGAAGCCACACGTTTGGCCGCGAACGCGGGAATTGATGCCAATCGCTTGCCCGAAGCCCTCGCCGGCGGCTTTGCAGACTCCATTCCGCTACAGCTTTTCGTGCCGCGGATGGCCCAAGGCATTCACTCGCCACCCCTTGGCCACATTGCAACGATGCTCAAGGATCTCGATACGGTCGTCGACGTCGCACAGGCGACGTCGACGCCTGTGCCAATGGCCTCGCTTGCGGGCCAACTCTTCAGGCTGGCGAAGGCGGCGCGCGGCGCGGAAGCCGACGCGCTGGAAATTTACAAGCTTTCAGCGGCGGAGCGTTAG
- a CDS encoding acyl-CoA dehydrogenase family protein, translated as MGQPTGPDAGEHAHAAMIAKAGALLPRLRERAARTEELRHLPSETERDLHDGGLFRMLQPARIGGAELDYVALVDCAELLGQADASVAWNLANLASHHWMLGMFEHKAQDLVWGRDPDALIASSFIFPAGRATKVEGGYRLHGSWPFSSGVASCDWNMLASVVYSDDEADGIEYRIFLLPKADYKVLDTWNVAGLRGTGSCDVEVRDAFVADYMTVAVGDLSGGPTPGSKINPNPLYALPVFSLFPYVLSGVALGNAQACLDDYTEVARHRISTYNRAKLSDFQSTQIKIAEASAKIDAARLIMRSACLDAMEDARRGHVPDMAKKTRYRRDGSFSVNLCTDAVSMLFAASGARGLFTTGVLQRQFRDAHAINSHLAFNFDAAGTNYGRVALGLPSENLTL; from the coding sequence ATGGGTCAGCCCACCGGGCCGGACGCCGGCGAGCACGCCCATGCGGCAATGATCGCGAAGGCTGGGGCCCTGCTGCCGCGACTCCGAGAGAGGGCGGCGCGGACAGAGGAGCTGCGGCATCTGCCGTCGGAAACCGAAAGGGATCTCCACGACGGTGGTCTATTCCGGATGCTCCAACCGGCGCGGATTGGCGGCGCCGAGCTTGATTATGTCGCCCTGGTCGACTGCGCGGAGCTGCTCGGACAAGCGGACGCTTCGGTCGCCTGGAATCTCGCCAATCTGGCGAGCCATCACTGGATGCTCGGCATGTTCGAGCATAAGGCGCAGGATCTTGTCTGGGGCCGTGATCCGGATGCGCTAATTGCATCCTCGTTCATTTTCCCCGCCGGACGCGCCACGAAAGTCGAGGGGGGATACCGGCTGCACGGCAGCTGGCCGTTCTCCTCCGGTGTAGCCTCCTGCGACTGGAATATGCTTGCGAGCGTGGTCTACTCCGACGACGAGGCCGATGGCATCGAGTATCGCATCTTTCTGCTGCCAAAAGCCGATTACAAGGTGCTGGACACCTGGAACGTCGCGGGACTGCGCGGGACGGGGTCTTGCGACGTGGAGGTCAGGGATGCCTTCGTGGCAGACTACATGACGGTTGCGGTCGGCGATCTCTCGGGCGGCCCGACGCCGGGAAGCAAGATCAATCCAAATCCGCTGTATGCGCTCCCCGTATTCTCGCTGTTCCCATACGTCCTTTCCGGGGTTGCGCTGGGCAATGCGCAGGCGTGCCTCGACGATTATACGGAGGTCGCACGCCATCGCATTTCGACCTACAACCGCGCCAAGCTGAGCGATTTTCAGAGCACTCAGATCAAGATCGCAGAAGCCTCGGCGAAGATCGATGCCGCGCGCCTGATCATGCGGTCGGCATGCCTGGATGCCATGGAGGACGCGCGGCGCGGTCACGTCCCTGATATGGCAAAAAAGACCCGATATCGACGCGATGGGTCTTTTTCAGTGAACCTGTGCACGGACGCGGTCTCGATGCTGTTTGCCGCGAGCGGTGCGCGCGGGCTGTTCACGACTGGTGTGTTGCAGCGGCAATTCCGCGATGCTCACGCGATCAACTCGCATCTCGCATTCAACTTCGATGCGGCCGGGACCAATTATGGACGCGTGGCGCTGGGCCTGCCGTCCGAGAATCTCACGCTGTGA
- a CDS encoding flavin reductase family protein, with the protein MSDLPQQPRVSDPANEFASDNSQIDPRDFRNALGTYATGVTIITAAAPDGKPYGLTCNSFASVSLNPPLVLWSLVVYSSSLTIFQNASHFTVNVLGASQQALASKFAKSSDDKFTGVDWTPGLGMAPVLAESVANFQCRSVNRYYGGDHVIFLGAVEAYTYNAREPLLFARGAFGRFLADDERKKSP; encoded by the coding sequence ATGAGTGATCTGCCGCAGCAGCCCCGCGTTTCCGACCCCGCCAACGAGTTCGCGAGCGATAACTCGCAGATCGATCCCCGCGACTTTCGCAACGCCCTCGGAACCTATGCAACGGGCGTGACGATCATCACGGCCGCAGCGCCTGACGGCAAGCCTTACGGGCTGACGTGCAATTCGTTCGCCTCGGTGTCGCTGAATCCTCCGCTGGTTCTCTGGAGCCTTGTCGTTTATTCCTCGAGCCTGACCATCTTCCAGAATGCCAGCCATTTCACGGTCAACGTGCTTGGCGCCTCCCAGCAGGCACTTGCGAGCAAATTCGCGAAATCGTCGGATGACAAGTTCACCGGTGTGGACTGGACGCCGGGCCTCGGCATGGCACCGGTCCTTGCAGAGAGCGTCGCCAACTTCCAATGCCGCTCCGTGAATCGCTATTATGGCGGCGACCACGTGATCTTTCTCGGCGCGGTCGAGGCCTATACCTACAACGCGCGCGAGCCGCTGCTCTTCGCGCGAGGGGCGTTCGGCCGATTTCTCGCGGACGACGAGCGCAAAAAGTCCCCTTAG
- a CDS encoding ABC transporter substrate-binding protein, with translation MRTVSKWILALGAAAAVSAGATSSWAQQTIRVGWTIPAEESKYWMMRRAAEFPNLGKTYNIEWTQFQGTAPMTQALAAGALDCATQAPLSLSNGVVGGNLKAYIVAQHVFEKPGGFSVYWAVKDDSPIKTIADLKGKTVGISVIGGGTQGPFNLLLKQNGVDPAKDIKLVEVGFAVSEDALRQGRVDAVNMNQPFAARAEAKGGTRKLFSLSEAMPNIVHILEACRADFVDKNPEAVKAYVRDITSGMKKALANREETLKVVNEVLKAPIPVLETYLLKDNDFGRDPGAAPNFPAIQKMLDIYAETGMLPKLDVAQFKHPSIVAPLE, from the coding sequence ATGCGAACCGTTTCGAAGTGGATCCTGGCTTTGGGGGCGGCGGCGGCCGTGAGCGCGGGGGCAACCTCGTCATGGGCGCAGCAGACGATCCGCGTCGGCTGGACGATTCCAGCCGAGGAATCCAAATACTGGATGATGCGCCGCGCGGCTGAATTTCCCAATCTCGGCAAGACCTATAACATCGAATGGACCCAGTTTCAGGGCACCGCGCCGATGACGCAGGCCCTGGCGGCCGGCGCGCTCGACTGCGCAACGCAGGCGCCGCTGTCGCTGTCCAATGGTGTCGTGGGCGGCAACCTCAAAGCCTATATCGTGGCGCAGCACGTGTTCGAGAAGCCTGGCGGTTTCTCGGTCTATTGGGCCGTCAAGGATGACTCGCCGATCAAGACGATCGCCGATCTCAAGGGCAAGACGGTCGGCATTTCCGTGATCGGCGGCGGCACGCAAGGTCCGTTCAACCTGCTCCTAAAGCAGAATGGTGTGGATCCGGCCAAGGATATCAAGCTCGTCGAGGTCGGCTTTGCGGTGTCCGAGGATGCGCTGCGCCAGGGCCGCGTCGATGCCGTCAACATGAATCAGCCATTTGCCGCACGCGCGGAGGCGAAGGGCGGCACGAGAAAACTGTTCTCACTGTCGGAGGCCATGCCGAACATCGTGCATATCCTGGAAGCCTGCCGGGCCGATTTCGTCGACAAGAACCCTGAAGCGGTCAAGGCCTATGTCCGCGACATCACGTCAGGAATGAAGAAGGCGTTGGCGAACCGGGAGGAGACCTTGAAGGTCGTCAATGAAGTTCTGAAAGCGCCTATCCCGGTGCTCGAGACCTATCTGCTTAAGGACAACGATTTCGGCCGTGATCCTGGCGCGGCGCCGAACTTCCCCGCGATTCAGAAGATGCTGGACATCTACGCGGAGACCGGAATGCTGCCGAAACTGGATGTCGCACAGTTCAAGCATCCGTCGATCGTCGCTCCCCTGGAATAG
- a CDS encoding ABC transporter permease → MTSPAALIRRAAPVMACIGLLAVWQAASLALKNDSFPTAIEAIRAVPDILGDKESLINILASLRRMAIGFGVAVLVSIPLGLLMGRSRGVAAFFNPLLMVIYPVPKAALMPIIMLWLGVGDVTKTLVIFLGVSLPVIYHSFEGAKAVEEKMLWSGAAMGLSTAQRLVRIVLPAALPEILTGCRTGLVLALITMITSEMIARQSGAGNILFNALDMGQYETVFAMIIIVGAMGICLDAIFERIRARLVRWSEPQFDMPLSFS, encoded by the coding sequence ATGACGTCGCCGGCCGCCTTGATCAGACGGGCCGCGCCGGTGATGGCCTGCATCGGCTTGCTGGCAGTGTGGCAGGCCGCCTCGCTTGCGCTGAAGAACGACAGTTTCCCGACGGCGATCGAAGCGATCCGAGCGGTTCCCGACATTCTTGGCGATAAGGAATCGCTGATCAACATCCTGGCCTCGCTTCGCCGCATGGCGATCGGGTTTGGGGTGGCGGTGCTCGTTTCGATTCCGCTGGGCCTGTTGATGGGACGCAGCCGGGGTGTCGCGGCTTTTTTCAATCCGCTCCTGATGGTGATCTATCCAGTGCCGAAGGCCGCCTTGATGCCGATCATCATGCTCTGGCTGGGAGTCGGCGACGTTACCAAGACCCTGGTGATCTTTCTGGGCGTCAGCCTTCCCGTGATCTATCACAGCTTTGAAGGCGCAAAGGCCGTCGAAGAGAAGATGCTGTGGTCGGGCGCTGCGATGGGGCTTTCGACGGCACAACGCCTGGTGCGGATCGTGTTGCCTGCGGCGCTGCCCGAAATCCTGACCGGGTGCCGCACGGGCCTCGTGCTGGCGCTGATCACGATGATCACCAGCGAGATGATCGCCCGCCAGTCCGGCGCCGGGAACATCCTGTTCAACGCGCTCGACATGGGCCAGTATGAAACCGTCTTCGCGATGATCATCATCGTGGGTGCGATGGGAATCTGTCTCGATGCGATTTTCGAACGGATCCGCGCAAGACTGGTGCGCTGGTCCGAGCCTCAGTTCGACATGCCGCTGAGCTTCTCATGA
- the ilvD gene encoding dihydroxy-acid dehydratase: MMKLRSRVTTDGLDRAPHRAFMRAMGLDDAAIAKPMVGVVSMKGEQTPCNMTHDFQVAAAKTGIEEAGGTPREFSTVSVSDGISMNHEGMKFSLFSRELIADSIEAVVHGLAYDALIGYGGCDKTLPGVMMGMVRCNVPSIFIYGGSSLPGRADGRTLTVLDSYEAVGSFMTGEIDGATLERIERACLPTIGACAGQFTANTMGMVSEAMGLTIPNVSMVPGVYAERAQISRRAGRLIMEMLERGGPLPRDIVTRKSLENGAAIVAATGGSTNAALHLPAIANEAGIVFGIDDVGEVFARTPLIGNLRPGGKYTAKDVYDIGGAAVVIRELIRSGHIDGSCITITGRSLAEEYGAANAPDGEVVYASAAPIMPDGGVAVLKGNLCPDGAVIKVAGLKSQFFEGVARVFEDEEGCVKAVRDRSYKAGEVLVIRNEGPVGGPGMREMLGVTALIYGQGMGEKVALITDGRFSGATRGMCIGYVAPEAFVGGPLALVRDGDRIRIDAANRRMDVLLDEQELTTRRRDWKPRPPRHRAGALAKYARLVGQAPGGAVTHEGPAEWPWFE, translated from the coding sequence ATGATGAAGTTGCGATCACGGGTCACGACAGACGGCCTCGACCGGGCCCCGCACCGTGCATTCATGCGCGCGATGGGGCTCGACGACGCCGCGATTGCGAAACCGATGGTGGGCGTCGTCAGCATGAAGGGCGAGCAGACGCCCTGCAACATGACCCACGACTTCCAGGTGGCTGCGGCCAAAACCGGAATTGAGGAGGCCGGCGGCACGCCGCGCGAATTCTCGACCGTGTCGGTTTCCGACGGCATCAGCATGAATCACGAGGGAATGAAGTTCTCGCTGTTTTCGCGCGAACTGATCGCCGACTCGATCGAGGCCGTCGTCCATGGTCTGGCCTACGACGCGCTGATCGGATACGGCGGATGCGACAAGACCCTTCCTGGCGTGATGATGGGCATGGTTCGTTGCAACGTACCCTCCATCTTCATCTATGGCGGCAGCTCGCTTCCGGGCCGCGCGGATGGGCGTACGCTGACGGTGCTCGACTCCTATGAGGCTGTCGGCAGCTTCATGACCGGTGAGATCGACGGCGCCACGCTCGAGCGGATCGAGCGTGCCTGCCTGCCGACGATCGGCGCGTGCGCCGGTCAGTTCACCGCCAACACCATGGGAATGGTCTCGGAGGCGATGGGGCTGACCATTCCCAACGTCTCGATGGTGCCCGGTGTCTATGCCGAACGCGCACAGATCTCGCGACGGGCCGGCCGCCTGATCATGGAGATGCTGGAGCGTGGCGGGCCGCTGCCGCGCGACATCGTGACGCGGAAGTCCCTGGAGAACGGCGCGGCGATCGTTGCTGCGACCGGAGGCTCGACCAATGCCGCTCTGCATCTGCCGGCGATCGCGAACGAGGCCGGCATTGTATTCGGGATCGACGATGTGGGCGAGGTCTTTGCCAGGACACCGCTGATCGGAAATCTGCGCCCCGGGGGAAAATACACGGCGAAGGATGTCTACGACATCGGCGGGGCCGCCGTGGTGATCCGCGAGCTGATTCGGAGCGGTCACATCGACGGCAGCTGCATCACCATCACAGGGCGCTCGCTTGCTGAAGAGTACGGTGCAGCCAACGCGCCGGACGGCGAGGTGGTTTACGCGTCTGCCGCGCCGATCATGCCTGACGGCGGCGTGGCGGTGCTGAAGGGAAATCTCTGCCCCGATGGTGCGGTGATCAAGGTCGCAGGCTTGAAGAGCCAGTTCTTCGAAGGCGTGGCGCGCGTGTTCGAAGATGAGGAAGGCTGCGTCAAAGCTGTTCGGGATCGCAGCTACAAGGCAGGCGAGGTGCTTGTGATCCGAAACGAAGGGCCGGTCGGTGGCCCCGGCATGCGCGAGATGCTCGGTGTCACCGCGCTGATCTACGGGCAGGGCATGGGCGAGAAGGTGGCGCTGATCACCGATGGCCGGTTCTCCGGCGCGACCCGCGGTATGTGCATCGGCTACGTGGCCCCCGAAGCCTTCGTCGGTGGTCCGCTCGCGCTCGTTCGCGACGGTGACAGGATCCGGATCGATGCCGCAAACCGACGGATGGATGTGCTGCTCGACGAGCAGGAACTCACCACGCGGCGGCGAGATTGGAAGCCGCGTCCGCCGCGTCACCGTGCAGGCGCTCTTGCAAAATATGCGCGGCTGGTTGGGCAAGCGCCAGGCGGAGCCGTGACGCATGAAGGCCCGGCAGAATGGCCGTGGTTCGAATGA
- a CDS encoding FAD-dependent monooxygenase gives MSVLLPSSRSRRRPQRTRAENPARNEHAVVIAGGGPTGLMLAAELALADVDVAIVERRPDQAMVETRAGGLHARTIEILDQRGVADRFLREGRIVQLAGFAWTRLDISDLPTRHAYGLALRQAHIERILAEWAMELGVPFYRNREVTGFARDETGVDVSLSGGERLRANYLVGCDGGRSLVRKTAGIDFPGTAPTLLNLMAEVEMREAPEFGLRHDALGFHGLSKAESGRVLVVVTEASLDRTGPPTQRDLSEALVAVYGTDFGLHDPAWISRFTDAARQAVSYRSGRVLLAGDAAHIHHSVGGQGLNLGVQDAVNLGWKLAQVVKGVSPDSLLDSYHTERHPVGARVLKNTMAQIALLRRGDEGRKAAREAIAELLGMDEPRKRFGAMMSGLDIAYDLGEGHALLGRRMPDLDLTIEGQKQNLFTLLHGARGVLVNFGKRASIDLTPWADRVGVVDAAYDGPWELPAIGQVTAPGAVLVRPDGHVAWVGDGSQGGLEDALIRWFGLAAA, from the coding sequence ATGTCCGTACTGCTTCCCAGTTCCCGTTCGCGCCGCCGCCCGCAGCGAACCCGCGCGGAAAACCCGGCGCGGAACGAGCACGCCGTGGTGATTGCGGGCGGCGGCCCGACCGGGCTGATGCTGGCCGCCGAGCTCGCGCTCGCCGATGTCGACGTGGCCATCGTCGAGCGGCGCCCCGATCAGGCGATGGTCGAGACGCGCGCCGGCGGATTGCACGCGCGCACGATCGAGATCCTCGATCAGCGCGGCGTTGCCGACCGCTTCCTGCGCGAAGGACGGATCGTCCAGCTCGCGGGCTTTGCCTGGACCAGACTCGACATCAGCGACCTCCCCACACGGCACGCTTACGGGCTCGCGCTGCGGCAGGCCCACATCGAGCGCATCCTGGCCGAGTGGGCCATGGAGCTCGGCGTTCCCTTCTATCGCAATCGCGAGGTCACGGGCTTTGCGCGGGACGAGACCGGCGTCGACGTCTCGCTGTCAGGCGGCGAGCGCTTGCGCGCAAATTACCTGGTCGGCTGCGACGGCGGCCGCAGCCTGGTGCGCAAGACCGCGGGCATCGACTTCCCCGGCACCGCGCCGACGCTTCTCAACCTCATGGCCGAGGTCGAGATGCGCGAGGCGCCGGAATTCGGCCTGCGTCACGATGCGCTCGGCTTTCACGGCCTCAGCAAGGCCGAGAGCGGACGCGTGCTGGTCGTCGTGACCGAAGCAAGTCTCGATCGCACCGGTCCGCCCACCCAGCGCGACCTCAGCGAGGCGCTCGTGGCCGTCTACGGCACCGATTTCGGCCTGCACGATCCGGCCTGGATCTCCCGCTTCACCGATGCGGCGCGCCAGGCCGTGTCCTATCGCAGCGGTCGCGTGCTGCTCGCCGGCGACGCCGCGCATATCCATCACTCCGTCGGCGGGCAGGGCCTCAATCTGGGTGTGCAGGACGCCGTCAATCTCGGCTGGAAGCTGGCGCAGGTGGTCAAAGGCGTCTCGCCCGACAGCCTGCTCGACAGCTACCACACGGAGCGCCATCCGGTTGGCGCGCGCGTCCTCAAGAACACCATGGCGCAGATCGCCCTGCTCCGCCGCGGCGACGAGGGCCGCAAGGCCGCGCGCGAGGCCATCGCCGAGCTGCTCGGCATGGACGAGCCGCGCAAGCGCTTCGGCGCGATGATGAGCGGGCTCGACATCGCCTACGATCTCGGCGAAGGCCACGCGCTGCTCGGCCGGCGCATGCCGGATCTCGATCTGACGATCGAAGGACAGAAGCAAAACCTGTTCACGCTGCTGCATGGCGCACGCGGCGTGCTGGTCAATTTCGGCAAGCGAGCGTCAATCGACCTCACGCCCTGGGCGGACCGCGTCGGTGTTGTCGACGCCGCCTATGACGGCCCATGGGAGCTTCCCGCGATCGGACAGGTCACCGCGCCCGGCGCGGTGCTGGTGCGGCCCGACGGGCATGTGGCCTGGGTGGGAGACGGGAGCCAGGGCGGGTTGGAGGATGCGTTGATCCGGTGGTTTGGATTGGCTGCGGCGTAG